One genomic window of Tribolium castaneum strain GA2 chromosome 10, icTriCast1.1, whole genome shotgun sequence includes the following:
- the LOC661289 gene encoding lachesin isoform X2: protein MRVLNRQCARQLHNMTATQATFLFCTLLQAILTEGQMPEQPEPEFLAPLENHTVTQGRDVYFTCVVNHLSSYKVAWIKSDTKAILAIHTHMVAQNPRLSVTHNGHNTWMLHVSNVQKNDSGTYMCQINTDPMRSQMGNLEVVIPPDILNDNESTQGSGVAVEGGTITLRCYATGVPEPTVVWKREGGEKIILRHDGIREKQAMTTYHGETLTLTNVQRTDMGPYLCIASNGVPPSVSKRMIVKVHFHPLIRVSNQLVAAPIARDVLIQCYVEASPKAMNHWMRNTGEKLIPSEKYVIEEVPINEYSLLMNLTIRNLEKRDFGGYTCSSSNALGKAEGSVRLQERQVIIKSTSTASTPRYIETKPRKPPNKDKPKKYKQPKKKESGDSKSEEDHEMTTLLLPELKTQSPSQISVPSASRSPPWNHFHRNTAVGLPFETSCCYTFIGFVMFQLYTVYREIV from the exons GTCAGATGCCCGAGCAGCCTGAACCCGAGTTCTTGGCCCCTTTAGAGAACCATACAGTCACACAAGGCCGCGACGTCTATTTCACGTGCGTTGTTAATCACCTGTCTTCTTACAAG GTAGCATGGATCAAGTCGGATACCAAAGCGATTCTGGCAATTCATACTCATATGGTAGCCCAAAACCCTAGGCTTTCTGTGACACATAATGGACACAATACGTGGATGTTGCACGTTTCAAACGTTCAAAAGAACGATTCCGGGACTTACATGTGTCAAATCAACACGGATCCCATGAGAAGTCAG ATGGGAAACTTAGAAGTCGTTATCCCTCCGGATATTCTCAATGACAACGAATCGACACAAGGCTCGGGCGTAGCCGTCGAAGGCGGTACCATAACCCTTCGGTGTTACGCGACCGGAGTACCGGAACCCACCGTCGTGTGGAAGCGAGAGGGTGGCGAGAAAATCATACTTCGCCACGACGGCATTCGAGAAAAACAAG CAATGACGACCTATCACGGCGAAACTCTGACGTTAACGAATGTTCAGCGCACTGACATGGGGCCTTACTTATGCATCGCCAGCAATGGCGTGCCCCCTTCCGTCAGTAAACGAATGATTGTGAAAGTTCACT TTCATCCGTTGATTAGAGTGTCCAATCAGCTGGTTGCCGCCCCCATCGCACGTGACGTCCTCATACAATGCTACGTCGAAGCATCTCCCAAAGCTATGAACCACTGGATGCGAAACACCG GGGAGAAACTCATTCCCAGCGAAAAATACGTCATAGAGGAAGTACCGATTAACGAATACTCGCTGCTTATGAATTTGACAATACGTAATTTAGAAAAACGCGACTTCGGGGGATACACGTGTAGCTCCTCGAACGCGCTGGGCAAAGCCGAGGGTTCCGTGCGGCTGCAAG AGCGACAAGTGATAATCAAATCGACGAGTACGGCAAGTACGCCCCGTTATATCGAAACGAAACCTCGCAAACCACCCAACAAAGACAAGCCGAAGAAATACAAACAGCCGAAGAAGAAAGAAAGCGGGGACAGCAAAAGCGAAGAAGATCACGAAATGACCACGctattgttacctgaattaaaaACTCAATCGCCTTCGCAGATATCGGTACCAAGTGCTAGTCGTTCTCCACCTTGGAACCACTTTCATCGGAACACGGCAGTTGGTTTGCCCTTCGAGACATCTTGTTGTTATACTTTTATTGGATTTGTTATGTTTCAACTGTACACTGTATATAgggaaattgtttaa